In one Capricornis sumatraensis isolate serow.1 chromosome 1, serow.2, whole genome shotgun sequence genomic region, the following are encoded:
- the STON1 gene encoding stonin-1, which produces MCSTNPGNWVTFDDDPTFQSSQKSKNFPLENQGICRPNGLKLNLSGPKEFPSGSSSTSSTPLSSPIVDFYFSPGPPSNSPLSTPTKDFPGFPGIPKAGTHVLYPIPESSSSSPSITATGSSSLATKPTCFSQASLPSDHSCIHPASKVGLADEMSPHQAEGVQSDTPQFQCFREDCAFSSPFWKDEGSASQLTFDPPGSRKIFPSRDKEVPVDQKGLNQCSLSYICEKLEYLQSAENQDSFANLSVQRLYAEDAASSFVPHMLFRSQPTPGWPFMMRIPEKKNMMSSRQWGPIFLKVLPGGILQMYYEKGLEKPFKELQLDPYCRLSEPKVENFSVAGKIHTVKIEHVSYTEKRKYHSKTEVVHEPDVEQMLKLGSTEYHDFLAFLTTVEEELIKLPAVSKPKKNYEEQEIFLEIVDNFWGKITKEEGKLVESAVITQISCLCFVNGNTECFLTLNDHELQKRNERYFEKDPEKKGIDILDCHFHKCVKAQEFEQSRIIKFVPLDACRFELMRFKTSHSGEDLPFSLKSVVVVQGAYVELQAFVNMAPLVQRPSHASSFRSCDNIMIHFPVPSQWIKALWTMNLQRQKSLKAKMNRRACLGSLHELESEPVIQVTVGSAKYESAYRAVVWKIDRLPDKNSSPDHPHCLSYKLELGSDQEIPSDWCPFATVQFGVLDTTASRTEVRSLGVESDVQPQKHIHHRACYNIQVEIEKKWIKIDGEDPDKAGDCVTQ; this is translated from the exons ATGTGTTCCACGAACCCAGGCAACTGGGTCACATTTGATGACGACCCCACTTTTCAGTCTTCTCAAAAGTCAAAGAATTTCCCTCTGGAGAATCAAGGCATTTGTCGGCCAAATGGACTTAAACTGAACCTTTCTGGCCCTAAGGAATTTCCCAGTGGATCTTCCTCTACCAGCAgcacccctctctcctctcccatcGTAGACTTTTACTTCAGTCCAGGACCTCCAAGTAACTCTCCTCTTTCTACACCTACCAAAGACTTCCCAGGTTTTCCTGGCATCCCCAAAGCAGGGACTCATGTGCTTTATCCTATTCCAGAATCATCTTCAAGCAGTCCATCTATAACAGCAACAGGTTCTTCCTCACTGGCTACTAAGCCAACCTGTTTCTCCCAAGCTTCCTTACCCAGCGACCACTCATGTATACATCCAGCCTCCAAAGTGGGTCTTGCAGATGAAATGAGCCCTCACCAGGCTGAAGGGGTCCAAAGTGATACTCCCCAATTTCAGTGTTTTCGGGAAGACTGTGCCTTTTCAAGTCCGTtctggaaagatgaaggcagtGCTTCCCAGCTCACCTTTGACCCTCCAGGAAGCAGAAAGATCTTCCCATCAAGAGACAAAGAGGTGCCTGTGGATCAAAAAGGCTTAAATCAGTGTTCACTCAGCTACATCTGTGAGAAGCTTGAATATCTCCAATCAGCTGAGAACCAAGACTCATTTGCAAATTTGTCTGTGCAGCGTCTATATGCGGAAGACGCCGCCTCTTCCTTTGTCCCCCACATGCTCTTCAGGAGTCAGCCGACACCTGGATGGCCTTTCATGATGAGAATTCCGGAGAAGAAGAACATGATGTCTTCTCGTCAGTGGGGGCCAATTTTTCTAAAAGTCTTACCTGGAGGAATTTTGCAAATGTATTATGAGAAGGGGTTAGAAAAACCATTTAAAGAGTTACAGCTCGATCCATACTGCAGGCTTTCTGAACCCAAAGTTGAGAACTTTAGTGTGGCAGGAAAAATCCATACTGTGAAGATTGAACATGTGTCTTacacagaaaaaaggaaataccATTCTAAGACAGAAGTAGTTCACGAACCAGACGTAGAACAAATGCTGAAGTTGGGGTCCACAGAGTACCATGACTTCCTCGCCTTTCTGACCACTGTGGAGGAGGAGCTGATAAAGCTGCCAGCTGTTTCAAAACCAAAGAAGAACTATGAGGAGCAAGAAATTTTCCTGGAAATTGTGGACAACTTTTGGGGTAAAATCACTAAAGAAGAAGGAAAGTTGGTTGAAAGTGCTGTGATAACTCAAATTTCTTGCCTCTGCTTTGTGAATGGCAACACTGAATGCTTTTTAACCTTGAATGACCATGAGCTACAGAAGCGAAATGAACGCTATTTTGAGAAAGATCCAGAAAAGAAGGGGATTGATATTCTTGACTGTCATTTTCATAAGTGTGTGAAAGCACAAGAATTTGAGCAATCAAGAATCATTAAGTTTGTACCTCTGGATGCCTGCAGGTTTGAGCTGATGCGCTTCAAAACTTCACACAGCGGGGAAGATCTTCCCTTTTCCCTGAAGTCGGTAGTGGTTGTCCAGGGGGCGTATGTGGAGCTTCAGGCCTTTGTCAACATGGCCCCGTTGGTCCAGAGACCATCCCATGCCAGTTCCTTTAGGTCCTGTGACAACATAATGATACACTTTCCTGTCCCGTCTCAGTGGATCAAGGCCCTCTGGACCATGAACCTCCAGAGGCAGAAGTCCCTGAAAGCCAAAATGAACCGCCGGGCGTGTCTGGGGAGTTTACACGAACTTGAATCTGAACCTGTCATACAGGTCACAGTGGGGTCCGCAAAATATGAGAGTGCCTACCGGGCTGTGGTATGGAAGATAGACCGGCTTCCTGATAAAAATTCAA gtcCTGATCATCCCCATTGTTTGTCTTACAAACTAGAACTTGGATCAGACCAAGAAATCCCCTCCGATTGGTGTCCATTTGCTACTGTTCAGTTTGGGGTCCTTGACACCACTGCTTCAAGGACAGAGGTCAGGTCTCTGGGGGTGGAGAGTGATGTCCAGCCACAGAAGCACATTCATCATCGGGCTTGCTACAACATCCAG GTTGAAATAGAGAAGAAGTGGATTAAAATCGATGGAGAAGACCCGGATAAAGCTGGTGACTGTGTAACTCAGTAG